TCCTTCTATCACCATCCGTGGTGGTTCTAACTACGACGGTGGTTCGAACGAACCTCTTATTATTGTAGACGGCGTAATCCGTAGTTCATTGTCTGATATCAACCCCAACGACATCGAGTCGATGGACGTGATGAAGGATGCTGGTGCCACTGCTCTTTATGGTGCCCGTGCTGGTAATGGTGTTATTATGATTACCACAAAGCAGGGTAAGAGTGGCAAGGCTAATGTGACATTCAACGCCAAGGTGGGCTTGAACTATTACAACCTTGGCTATAATATGTGCTCGGACGAGGATTACCTCTATTATTATCGTCTTGCTACACAGAACTGTGAATGGACATTGCCTGGCGGTAAGTATGCAGCCAACTATAACTCAAACCTTTATGGTACAAATACTCCCGGTGGTATTGGCCGTACAGAGTTGTCGCAGGGACAGTCGTACAACATTCTGCGCAAGACCGACGACAACGCTTATCTCTTGCAAAAAGGATGGAGCGAGATGCTTGACCCTGTAAGCGACAACTACATACTCTATCGCAACATCGACCCGCTGGAAGTTAACGGACGTTCTCCTTACATTACTCAGGACTATAATGCAAGCATCTCGGGTGGCAACGACCGTGGCCGCTACTACGCCAGCCTTGGTCTGTATGATGCCGATGGTTTCATCAAGGGCACATTCTACAAGCGCTATAACTTTGCGTTGACAGGCAGCTATAAGATTACAAAGTGGTTGGAGTCGAACTCAGTGTTCAACTACACCCGTGCCAACTGGCTGAATGACGATCCTTCTCTTAGCACTACATACTTCATGAACCGTGCTATGGCTTACAAGTTTGTACGTTATCGTGATGAGGATGGCAACGAATTGTATGGTACAAATAATCCTACAATCAACGTCAACGTAAACAAGGGCAACTTCGACCGTGACTATCAGAGCGACAAGTTCTCTATGACACAGTCGCTTACCGCTACGCTTTTGCCAGGACTTACATTGAAGGGTACTATGAGCTGGTTCTACAACGAGCAGTATGATGAGTCGTTCAACCACAAGTACATCACAAGTCAGGCTGGTGCTGTAAATCCTGACGGCAACAATGGCGTGAGCCGTAGCTATGATACAAGTGCTCAGTTCTTACGTTATTTCGACCAGACTTACAACCTTGTAGCTAACTTCAACCGTGTGTTCGCTGAGAAGCATACTGTAAACGTTATGGCAGGTACCGAGTTCTACAAGCGTCGCTATCGTGGATTCAACGCAAGTGGTTATAATGCTCCTACAGGCTACTTCCCAGGCCTTGGTCTTACTCAGAACGATGCTGATGTTCAGTCACGCAGTATGAGTTCGTGGCACAACGAAGAGGCTATCATGTCATATTTCGGCCGTGCAGAGTACGACTATATGGACAAGTATCTCTTTGCTGCTACATTCCGTGCCGACGGTTACTCACGACTGGTTAATAACAAGTGGGGTACATTCCCTGGTGTGTCAGGCGGTTGGGTGTTCAGCAAGGAGAACTTCTGGAACAAACTTGGTTTGGAGAACATCATCACCTATGGTAAGTTGCGTGCTTCTTACGGTATGAACGCCACTATCAACAGCTCATACCTTGGCTACTACACTCTTCAGGGTGCATATAGTGCCTACAAGTATGACGGTGCGTATGGCTACCGCATAAGCACACTGCCTAACCCGAACTTGAAGTGGGAGAAGACACGTACAGCTGAAGTAGGTCTTGACCTCGGTTTTCTCAACAACCGTTTCAACCTCGGTATGACTTACTACAACCGTCTGACAATGGACAAGTATTCAGCTCTGTCGTTGCCACGAACAACCGGCTTCTCTACCGTCACATATAACAACGGACAGTATCGCAATGCAGGTGTTGAGCTTGACTTCCAGGGAACATTGTTGCGCACACGTGATTTCCAGTGGACATTGAATGCCAACATCACCTACAACAAGAACACCATCGTGAAGTTGCCTGAGAACGGTTTGAAGAACAACCGTCAGGGCGGTTCAGAGGTGTACACAGGCAATGGCAACGAGACCCACTATGTAGGCGGCTATCAGGAAGGTCAGACTCCGGGCAGCTTCGTAGGTTACGGCGTTGTTAAGATGGCACGTTCGCAGGCTGATATTGATGCTCTTGGTGATTATGTTGATACAGGTACAACCAATGGTGCTGGAGTATATGCCAATGAGGCTGGTCGTCAGCGTCTTTTGGCTGCAGGCTACAAGAACATTGTGCAGCTTATGCCTGGTGACTTCATCTATGAGGATCGCAACGGCGATAACTGGGTTGAGTCAAAGGACCGCAAGGTGCTCGGTAACCTTACTCCGAAGTGGACAGGTGGTTTCAACACCACATTGACATGGAAGGGTCTGTCGCTCTATGCACGCTTCGATATGGGCTTCGACTTCCAGGTGTATGACTCTAACATAGCCTTCTGGCTTGGCGAGGGCCAGGGTGCAATGGCATTCAACGACGACGTACGCAACACATGGACACCAGACAACCCCGGTGCCAAGTATCCTCGCGTGGTATGGGCTTCGCAGTTCGGTACTGACAACTACATCCGTACCAACTCGTTCTTTACACAGAACGGTAGCTATTTGGCTTGCCGCGAGTTGCAGCTCTCATACGCTCTGCCAAAGAGCATCTGTGAGAAGTTGGCTTGTCAGGGTGTGACAGTATCTGTTACAGGACAGAATTTGGGTTACATCAAGTCGTGCACAATCCCATTGCCAGACCACACCACTTATACAAACGGTAACACAGCTGGTAATGGTGGTACATATAACGTGCCGCGTACACTGCTCTTCGGACTTAATGTCAAATTCTAAACAATGGTTATACACTATATTTAAATATTGATAAAGATATGAACAAATATATAAAGACATTGGCAATTGGCCTTATGACGGGAGCAAGCATGTTGACCACATCTTGCAATCTCGACTATAAGCCTATCGACAACTTCAGCGCCAACAATTTCTGGGGAAGCCAGACTGAGTTTGAAGGATTCATCACTGCCATTTCAAATCATTTCCGTTCCGCTGGTGCTTCTAACGTGTTGTTCAATGCAGGTGAGTTGCGTTCGGGAGTGTTCGAGATGGCAACAATCGACGGCTCAGGTATTATAAATAGTGAGCCTATACAGAACCTTTATGATGCCGACCATCCGCAGTTCAGCACTTTCGGTGGCTACTACGGCTTCATTGCTAATATCAACGAGCTTATCTATCGTTGCAACAATACCAACGTGCTCAGCGACAAGGTGAAGAACGGATTGCTCGGTATGGCATACGGCTATCGTGCTTTCTACTATTTCCAAATGTATCGTATGTATGGCGGCGTAGTATTGCGCATCGAGCCTGATGTGATTCTTGGCAACTATGAGGCAACTCTGCTCTACAAGGGTAGAAGTACTGCTGAACAGACATTGAAGCAGATAAAGGATGACATACAGAAGTCGTTGGAGTACTTCGCTCAGACCGACTATGTATATAAGAGCGCAAGCAAGGACTACTACTGGACAAAGGCTGCCACAGAGATGCTTGCCGGTGAGGTTTATCTTTGGTCGGGTAAGGTTGACACAGACGACCATCAGGCTAATCCTGCTGATGTGGCTACAGCTGCCACCTACTTCAACAACGTGATAAACAACTATGGTTTCGAGTTGCAGGATGATTTCTACAGCGTGTGGACAAAGCCTCATAACAAGGAGTCGATATTCAGCGTGTGCTATAGCAGCGAGAACGACGGTGTTTACTACACCAATCCTCCATATATGTTGCTTTGGGCAAGTACAACTGGTACCTCATACCTCAACTATTGGAGCAATATGGACCAGGAAGGCTGGGGACATGTTAAGGGTGTAGCCAACCGCTTTGGTCAGTGGTATGATAAGGAGACTGGCAAGTCGGCTAATATAGAGATTTGGGACAAGACTAAGTTTGGTCCTTGCCGTTACACTTACAAGAACTCACTCTACTATCAGTTTGACGAGAAAGACTCACGTGTGAATATGTTCTATCCGCAGTGGAATCTCACTAAGGAGGAGCGTGACAACAATGTTAAGTATCTTGAGAACTTCGACCCGAAGGACGGCAAGCATAAGTTGGCTGGTACATTCGTTTGCAAGTTCCGTCCATCAATACCTAACGGCAGCACATACTACACAATGGTTGTTGACATGCCTATCTATCGTTTGGCTATGGCTTATCTGTATGCCGCTGAATGTGCCAACTATGCTGGCGACAACACAGCCATGATGAAGTACATCAACAAGGTGCGCGAGCGTGCTTATGGCAGCAACTGGGATGAGAACGTTTATGGCTACAAGGCAGGCGACTTCAAGGCCAACGAGACCGCTCTGATGCGTGAGTGGGACAAGGAGTTCGTAGCTGAGGGCCAGCGCTGGTGGAACCTCCGTCGTCTGACCACCGTTAAGGGTGGTTCGCAGAAGGATCACTTCGTATTCCAGCCAGAGGGATGTCTCGGCTTCGGTCTTGACACAGCCAAAAATCCATGGATGGTTGACATCAACGGCAACCTTATAGAGACAAATGTTCCTGTACTGAATGGAACAACCCAGGATGAGCACCTGCTCCTCTGGCCTCTCGACAAGGGCTTGTTGGGTTCAGACGCGGAATTGGCTGACCAGCAGAACCCAGGCTACTAAGAAGCCTGCATAAAAGTAAAATAGGAATATAAATAAAAGACGCTTCTTTCTATGCCAACAACTCTTTCGTAGGCAGCGATGCAAATGTCATTGAGGCTGTGTTGAAGGAGAGATGCCGCGAGTTCCTTTTCGAGGGCAAGCGTTGGTACGACCTCCGACTGATGGGTGCTGAGTATGTTACCAAATATACCTCTGCTCAGGCAAGCAAATTGTTGTGGCCTATCGACGAGAATACACTTGGCTTGAATAGCAAGTTGCACCAGACTCCTGGTTATGAAAGATAAGACAGAAAATGGTAATGCCTTAAAGGCACATCATCTTGTTTGATTATATATAAAAAGGTAGAGGGGAGTCAAATCCCCTCTCCTTTATACCTTTTTCGGTATGCAGCTCTTCTCTCTATCATTGATATGATTTCATCCATTTAATTCAACCTAATTATGAATCGTTTCTTTCTATTTTTGTTATCTGTATTTTGGTGTATGGCTGGCATTAGTGCCAATCATCCATCTTCATTGTTGCCTCTGCCGCAGAAGTACAGCTTCAATGGCAAACAGGTTAACGCCAAAATGGCGGTAGAAGAAAGAATTGTAGCCCAAATTGATGGAGCGAAATTTCAAGAGGAGGCTTACCATCTGTCTATTACTCCTAAGAAGATCATTCTGGAGGCTACTACTCCTAAGGGTATGTATTGGGGACGGCAGACACTAGAACAATTGAAATACACTAAAAACAAAAAGACTTGGGTGCCACAGTGTGACATCACCGACTGGCCTGCCTTCCGCATCCGTGGCTTCATGCACGATGTGGGCAGAAGCTACATTCCTGTAGAGGAACTGAAGCGTGAAATCAGTCTCCTCAGCAGATA
The Segatella copri DNA segment above includes these coding regions:
- a CDS encoding SusC/RagA family TonB-linked outer membrane protein, which encodes MKNINFKLGFVAIAVTVSPLGTFATTAGNPAVVNLLPPPAGVTCTGVVLDNTGETIIGASVRVVGTKLGTVTDIDGKFTLANVEKGSTLVISYIGYTPQQVKFNGTPLTITLKEDAKALDEVVVMGYGVAQKRTKVTNSIAKVSEKTLTVGANANPAQALAGAVSGVKVDITSGSPAATPSITIRGGSNYDGGSNEPLIIVDGVIRSSLSDINPNDIESMDVMKDAGATALYGARAGNGVIMITTKQGKSGKANVTFNAKVGLNYYNLGYNMCSDEDYLYYYRLATQNCEWTLPGGKYAANYNSNLYGTNTPGGIGRTELSQGQSYNILRKTDDNAYLLQKGWSEMLDPVSDNYILYRNIDPLEVNGRSPYITQDYNASISGGNDRGRYYASLGLYDADGFIKGTFYKRYNFALTGSYKITKWLESNSVFNYTRANWLNDDPSLSTTYFMNRAMAYKFVRYRDEDGNELYGTNNPTINVNVNKGNFDRDYQSDKFSMTQSLTATLLPGLTLKGTMSWFYNEQYDESFNHKYITSQAGAVNPDGNNGVSRSYDTSAQFLRYFDQTYNLVANFNRVFAEKHTVNVMAGTEFYKRRYRGFNASGYNAPTGYFPGLGLTQNDADVQSRSMSSWHNEEAIMSYFGRAEYDYMDKYLFAATFRADGYSRLVNNKWGTFPGVSGGWVFSKENFWNKLGLENIITYGKLRASYGMNATINSSYLGYYTLQGAYSAYKYDGAYGYRISTLPNPNLKWEKTRTAEVGLDLGFLNNRFNLGMTYYNRLTMDKYSALSLPRTTGFSTVTYNNGQYRNAGVELDFQGTLLRTRDFQWTLNANITYNKNTIVKLPENGLKNNRQGGSEVYTGNGNETHYVGGYQEGQTPGSFVGYGVVKMARSQADIDALGDYVDTGTTNGAGVYANEAGRQRLLAAGYKNIVQLMPGDFIYEDRNGDNWVESKDRKVLGNLTPKWTGGFNTTLTWKGLSLYARFDMGFDFQVYDSNIAFWLGEGQGAMAFNDDVRNTWTPDNPGAKYPRVVWASQFGTDNYIRTNSFFTQNGSYLACRELQLSYALPKSICEKLACQGVTVSVTGQNLGYIKSCTIPLPDHTTYTNGNTAGNGGTYNVPRTLLFGLNVKF
- a CDS encoding RagB/SusD family nutrient uptake outer membrane protein; the protein is MNKYIKTLAIGLMTGASMLTTSCNLDYKPIDNFSANNFWGSQTEFEGFITAISNHFRSAGASNVLFNAGELRSGVFEMATIDGSGIINSEPIQNLYDADHPQFSTFGGYYGFIANINELIYRCNNTNVLSDKVKNGLLGMAYGYRAFYYFQMYRMYGGVVLRIEPDVILGNYEATLLYKGRSTAEQTLKQIKDDIQKSLEYFAQTDYVYKSASKDYYWTKAATEMLAGEVYLWSGKVDTDDHQANPADVATAATYFNNVINNYGFELQDDFYSVWTKPHNKESIFSVCYSSENDGVYYTNPPYMLLWASTTGTSYLNYWSNMDQEGWGHVKGVANRFGQWYDKETGKSANIEIWDKTKFGPCRYTYKNSLYYQFDEKDSRVNMFYPQWNLTKEERDNNVKYLENFDPKDGKHKLAGTFVCKFRPSIPNGSTYYTMVVDMPIYRLAMAYLYAAECANYAGDNTAMMKYINKVRERAYGSNWDENVYGYKAGDFKANETALMREWDKEFVAEGQRWWNLRRLTTVKGGSQKDHFVFQPEGCLGFGLDTAKNPWMVDINGNLIETNVPVLNGTTQDEHLLLWPLDKGLLGSDAELADQQNPGY